Genomic segment of Populus nigra chromosome 6, ddPopNigr1.1, whole genome shotgun sequence:
TTCCGatgattgatgatgatgatgtaatGAATGTCTGATTAGGTTTTCATTTTGTGTGAAGTATAATATTTCGGAGGTTTTTCTTGTAAAAAGTttatttgttggtttctaaTTACTGTTGACTTATTGGTGTAATTGTGGTTTGTAGGATGTTCTACTTTTTCTTTGAATCAAGGACCAGCAAGAAGGATCCTGTGGTCATTTGGTTGACAGGAGGACCAGGGTGTAGCAGTGAATTGGCTATGTTTTATGAAAATGGTCCTTACACTATTGCAAATAACCTGTCACTTGTGCGAAATGAGTATGGTTGGGACAAGGTAAGATGCTGTTAAATCTCTTAAGCCGATGCCATAATTAATATTGGACTATAGTTTCTTAGTCTTTTCCTTGTTGTTCctaactttttttaaagtttgctGTAGTTTagcaaaaaatatgatttgtgaACAATCATATCATGTTATGCCAAATGAAGCAAATATCCAATTTCTTACCCAATATTATTAAAAGTGTGTTTCATATTGTGTATCATTTAACAAACTTTGGCCAGTAATCGACCTAGGGTAACAATCCATTGATATGTCCTGTAGTTATCTTGTAGCCATTCAACCTACAAACTTTGCAATTTGCATGGTTTCATTTTGGCAACACTTAAACTAGCTGCTTGGTGAACAACTAGTTTTATTTGGTTTAAGTTTCTTGATTGCATCTTGTGAATATTTGCcaccaaaataattataattgcactttaaaattttgtttttcttcaccTAGGCTCCCAGTTGCGCTTTCTGTGTCCTGGATCACTGTAAATTGGTTCTTAGTGCATTGGTTTGGTCGTGATGGTTTATTAGCATATACATGAggcacaaataaaaataacgcTGCtttctgggaaaaaaaaaatggtttttcacTAGCACTATTAACTCCACTTCTGTTCTCTATTCCTTCTCATTAACGAGGTTGGAAAAACTGCAACTTGCCTGCTTGCTGACAAGAGAATTAACATGTTGCTATGATGATTTTGCAGGTATCAAATCTTCTATATGTTGACCAACCCACTGGTACTGGATACAGTTATAGTAGTGATAGGCGTGACATTCGTCACAATGAAGGCGGAGTTAGTAATGATCTATATGACTTCTTACAGGTTAGTTATCCTGTATTTCCCTGTGATAAGAAATGAGATAAAGCATGATATTTTGGTATCCCGTGAACTTCTAATATATTAATAGCTTGAGGAAAGAACTGTAATTGCTAAAGTTTTACTATACTGAATGCTAGTCTTAGTTTGGGACACTAAACATACACTGTGAAACGTGAAAGGATTGGTGGGTGGTTGTTTTGAAATGATTGAGATTAGTTAACGCAACATATTGAAAGGACTAAGTGCATTCTTTGTATGGCACCAGGCCTTCTTCGAGGAGCATCCTGAATTGGCAGAGAATGACTTCTACATAACTGGAGAATCATACGCTGGACACTATATTCCTGCTTTTGCAGCTCGGGTCCACAAAGGAAACAAAGCTAAAGAAGGAATTCATGTAAACCTCAAGGTATATAAATGATTTTGCCTAATACTGACTTTTGATGGATTTGTTTAACTTTTATTAATTGCAATTCATAATTTTGAGCAGGGATTTGCCATTGGTAATGGGCTTACTGATCCTGCAATCCAATATAAAGCATACACAGATTATGCACTGGATATGGGAATAATTAAACAAGCTGAGCATGATCGCATCAACAAGATAGTTCCAGCCTGTGAAGTGGCAATAAAGCTTTGTGGTAATGTTGCATCTCAATTTGCTCCAATTCCTTTCAGAGATCAATTTCCTTCTTcttgtttcattgtttttagaTCACATATTTTTGTATCAATCCAATTAGTTGTTTCAAACTTCGAAGTTTTCTCAGTGCATGAGGTcctattttgttgatttttagcTCTGTGGTTCCTTGCTTGAACATGTGCTTTCTGTCTCAGGCACTGATGGTACAGTCTCTTGCTTGGCCTCCTATTTAGTTTGCAATACCATATTCAGCAGCATCTTATCAGTTGCTGGTAATATAAATGTAAGACCTCATAAACCCTCCTGTTGGAGTGTTCAtgtgcatcatttttttttcaaattccaatGGACCTCCCTCTCCTTGAAGGAACTCTTCTCTGTATTCATTAAAATATGTTCTCGGGGAAGTTAATCAGAGTCACTTTCGTAGACATGAAAATAATGTGCGTACTGAATACATGTGTAACAAACAACCAAAAAATTACAAGCATTGATATATTCTCGCTGCAGTATTATGATGTTAGAAAGAAATGCGAGGGGAGCCTCTGCTATGACTTCTCAAATATGGAGAAATTTCTGGGCCAGAAATCTGTTAAGGAGGCACTTGGTGTTGGGGATATAGACTTTGTCTCCTGTAGCACTACAGTCTATATGGCGATGCTTACAGACTGGATGAGGAATCTCGAAGTGGGCATTCCTGCTCTCCTTGAGGATGGAGTCAAGTTGCTTGTGTATGCTGGAGAATATGATCTCATCTGCAACTGGCTCGGTAAGTAATACCAACTACTAGGGTATAGcgagtttcttttatttaaccTTTATCCAAGGCTAAGGTTAAATATTATATGAGCAGGTAATTCAAGATGGGTTCATGCCATGGAGTGGTATGGTCAGAAAGAGTTTGTGGCATCTCCTGAAGTTCCCTTTGAAGTTAGTGGTTCAGAAGCTGGAGTGCTGAAAAGTTATGGGCCTCTCGCATTCCTtaaggtctctctctctctctctcaaaacaaTTAGCTTCAGACTTTTTTGCCAAAAATGATAGCTTCTATTTTATAATCAGTGCTAATCTAGTTGCACAATGCATCTGCCAACAGGTCCACGATGCAGGGCACATGGTTCCCATGGACCAGCCCGAGGCTTCATTAGAGATGCTGAAGA
This window contains:
- the LOC133697506 gene encoding serine carboxypeptidase-like yields the protein MENLNFLSVILLSLIAISHARIPDDPHLNLERSNFPSVQAGKMIRELNLFPKSEVNVIGGGDDGAGAISESGHNKRILERKFRFPNVVGDEEESFTVDDLGHHAGYYKIEHSHDARMFYFFFESRTSKKDPVVIWLTGGPGCSSELAMFYENGPYTIANNLSLVRNEYGWDKVSNLLYVDQPTGTGYSYSSDRRDIRHNEGGVSNDLYDFLQAFFEEHPELAENDFYITGESYAGHYIPAFAARVHKGNKAKEGIHVNLKGFAIGNGLTDPAIQYKAYTDYALDMGIIKQAEHDRINKIVPACEVAIKLCGTDGTVSCLASYLVCNTIFSSILSVAGNINYYDVRKKCEGSLCYDFSNMEKFLGQKSVKEALGVGDIDFVSCSTTVYMAMLTDWMRNLEVGIPALLEDGVKLLVYAGEYDLICNWLGNSRWVHAMEWYGQKEFVASPEVPFEVSGSEAGVLKSYGPLAFLKVHDAGHMVPMDQPEASLEMLKRWTQGKLSEVTQEPQQLVAEM